ACCTCCTTCGGGTCCTCCGCCGCGGGGTCGCCCTTCCGGTAGCCGAGGTCGGCCGCATCGCACCGCTGCTCGCCGCGCTTCCCGGCGACGTTGGCCTCGAACACCATGTAGGTCTTGCCCGGGTGGTCCGGATCCGTGAACGTGAACGGGTCGCGGAAGTTGGTGGACCAGTTCTGCTCGTTGGTCTGGTACTTCTGCCCGTCGGGGCGCAGCAGCGGGGTCACCGTCTCGAAGCCCTTCAGCGCGACCGCGCCGTCGACCTTCTCGACGCGCCCCTGGCTGAGCGAGATGACCGGGTCCGCGGGCTTCACGTCCTGGCCCTTCGCGTCGCGGTAGAACGCGACGTCGGTGAAGAACAGCTTGACCGTGCCGTCGGCCATGATCCGCGCGGATCCCGACCACTCGGCCTGCTGCGAGAACGACTGGTCGGGGAAGATCCCGTCCGTCACGCCGTCCTCGAACACGTTCCCCTGGTAGGTCCAGCCGCCGTTCTCCGGGCGCTGCTCCGCCGGGATCCCGGTGGGCCGCGTGAAGTAGCCGATCTTGGCGTACGTGTGCCGGTCGTCGAACGACAGGGTGCGCGGGGCCGTGAGCGCGAAGATCACGTCGTAGCCGTCGACGCTGTAGGTCTGGCCCGACGAGTCCGTCAGGGGCCAGGTGTCCCAGACGTAGGCCTGGTCGGTCATGGACGGGAAGTCCTGCGGCACCTGCGGCATGGTCAGCGCCTCCGGCATGGAGTTCTGCCGGGGCGCCGCGGTCGGATCGGACAGCTTGGCGATCTGCTTGGCGTCCGCGCGGGTCCAGTGGGCCGTGAAGTCGTCCTCCGGCGCGTACGCCTCCTGCGTGTGGACGGTAGGCCGCGGTGGCGTCGTGCCTGCGGCCTGGGCGGATCCGCCGGCGAGCAGCGCGGACGCCACCACCAGGGTCGCCGCGGCGGACGCGGACAGCCCGCGCCTGATTCTCTTGGTCACCTGTTCTCACTCTCGTTCTCGTGTCGATGAGTCCGATCGCGTCGCGCGGTGCACGCTCCCCCGGTCGGGGAGCCTAGGGGGTGGCGGGGGCGTGGCGCGCCCCCGGACGGGGTCGGCGACGAATCCCGGGCGTGTCTCCCGTTCGGGGTGGACACGGCCCCGTCGAGCCGGTACCGTCGCTGATCGGTCGTGCGGCGGTGCATGCTCTCCCGCTCCGCTCCGCCACCCGTCTGCCCCCGATCGCCCACCGCGAGGAGACCGACGACATGACCGCATCCCCGTCGCGCCCGCCCGCCGCCGGGCCGGCGCGACGCGTGCGCGACCGGGTCCGGCTGCTCGCCCGCCGCCACCCCCGCGCCCTCATCGT
This window of the Clavibacter sepedonicus genome carries:
- a CDS encoding glycoside hydrolase family 68 protein gives rise to the protein MTKRIRRGLSASAAATLVVASALLAGGSAQAAGTTPPRPTVHTQEAYAPEDDFTAHWTRADAKQIAKLSDPTAAPRQNSMPEALTMPQVPQDFPSMTDQAYVWDTWPLTDSSGQTYSVDGYDVIFALTAPRTLSFDDRHTYAKIGYFTRPTGIPAEQRPENGGWTYQGNVFEDGVTDGIFPDQSFSQQAEWSGSARIMADGTVKLFFTDVAFYRDAKGQDVKPADPVISLSQGRVEKVDGAVALKGFETVTPLLRPDGQKYQTNEQNWSTNFRDPFTFTDPDHPGKTYMVFEANVAGKRGEQRCDAADLGYRKGDPAAEDPKEVTASGANYQMASIGLAVADDADLTKWHYLDPLLESACVTDQTERPEVMIENGKHYLFTISHRSTFANGIDGPEGVYGFVGNGLRSDYKPMNGGSGLVLGNPTNLNYAGGTAYAPDYNQTPGAFQAYSSYILPGGLVESFIDAVGSKESFRRGGTLGPTVRLEFDGDTSELDRGYGKGGLGGYADIPTTRAFDPAHPPQ